The genomic DNA CGACGACCTGCAAAACCAGCCGTTGCGCGGCTGCGACGATGACATGATCGCGACCTTGCGGGAGGTCAGCTTCAATTACCGTTTCGTTTATGAAGCGGTGTATATCGATGGCGGTGGCGTCTGTTCCAATCGTCCGCGCCAGAGCAGGTTATCGGTGACCCGCCCGCCCGATCTGCGGGGTCCGACCTACAGCTATTGGCTCAATACCACCACTGAACCCAACGAAGACCGCGCGGCGTTAATGCTGGGCCGTGGCAACTTCCGAGTGGCCACCTCCCGTGGGCATTTGGCCGACGTGGTCGACCTGCCCCCGGGTAGCAGCTTGCTGGTGGTCCTGGATCACGGCAAGCGCGCCATTCCCGTGTTGGGCACTCAACAACACTGGCCGCCCGCAGAGCCTTGGCCACCGAAAAGCCGGAATGCCTTGCAGGTGACGCAGACCCGGCTGATCTACCGGATGCCCACCGACAGCCCGGAATACCAGCTGGTGCTGATCGCCCAGCGCAAAGGTTTCAAGGTCCCGAACAGTGCCTGGTGGATGCTGCCCATCAGCTTGGTGCTGGGCCTGGGCATTGGTTTCCAGGTGTTTCTGCTGGCCCGCCACCGCCAGTCCATGGACGCTGAACTGCACGGGGCCATCAGGCGTGGCGAATTGCAGGTGCTTTACCAGCCGATTTTCGACTTGGACAGCCGCAACTGCGTCGGCGCCGAAGCCTTGCTGCGCTGGCGACGACCGGACGGCACCCTGACCAGCCCGGACTTGTTTATCCCGATGGCCGAGAACACCGGTCAGATCCGTCAGATCACCGATTTCGTGCTGCAGCGGCTGTTTGATCAATTGGGTCAGGTGTTACGGGCCAATCCGCAGCTGTATATCTCGGTGAACCTGGCGGCCTGCGATGTGATGGTGCCGCGTATTGGCGAAGTGATCGCTCGCCTGTTGGCGTTGCATCGGGTCTCGGCGAACCAGATTGCCTTCGAGGTGACCGAGCGCGGGCTGATCGATGTGTTGGTCGCCCGGGATAACCTGCAATCGTTGCGCGATGTTGGGCATCAGGTGCTGATCGACGACTTTGGCACCGGTTATTGCAGCCTGGCCTACCTGCAAACCCTGCCCGTGGACTGTCTGAAGATCGACAAGGCCTTCATCGACGCCTTGGGCCACGATGCCGCCAGTAGCGGTGTGGCCCCGCACATCATCCGCATGGCCCACGCGCTGCAACTCAAGGTGATCGCCGAAGGCATCGAGCATGAAGCCCAGGCCTCCTACTTGAGCAGCGAAGGCGTGAGGTTCGGCCAGGGCTGGCTGTTTGCCCATGCCCTCAGCGCGGTGCAGCTCATCGAATTGATTACCCGTGGCCGACGCCTGCGTGGACGTCGCCTCGATGATGAAGCCTAAGTCTGCTCATACCGTCAGCGCCATGTAGAACTGCGTCCCCTGCCCCGGCCTTGAATAAACGCCCATGCGTCCGCCATGGAGCTGGACGATCTCCTTGCACAGAGCCAGGCCGAGGCCGGCGCCACCCTTCTTGCGCCCGACCTGGACGAAAGGTTCGAAGATCCGTCCTTGCTGGCCGTAGGCAATGCCTTCACCGTTGTCTTCGACACTGATGATCACCCGCTCGCCATGGCGTCGGGCCTGCAAGCGGATTTGGCCGTCTTCGCCGGTGTGGCGCATGGCGTTGTCGATCAGGTTATCAAGCACGCGATCCAGTTGCGCCGCGTCGGCATGCAGCCGCGGCAGCGGGCCCTGGATTGCCACGAGCAGCTCGATACCCTGGGCTTGGGCCTGCTCGGCGAACCGCAGCCGGGCCTCTTCCAACAGATCGTCGATGGAACAAGGCGCCAGGGTCAGCTTTTGCAGGCCGTTCTGGTAGCGAGAGAAATTCAGCAGGTCATTGATCAGTTGCATCAGCCGCTGCATTTCTTCCGTGACGGTGTTGAGCAGGTCCGCCTCGCGCGACTCCGGTGGAAAGTGCAGGCGCTCCTGCAACAGGCCGAACGCCATGTGCATGCCCGTCACCGGCGTGCGCAGCTCATGGGAGGCCCGCAGGACGAACTCGCTGCGCACCCGTTCGAAGGCGCGCTGTTCGGTGACGTCATGCAGCACCATGACCGCACCGAGGATGTGGCCTTGGGTGTGGCTGACCGGCGTAAGGCTGTAGGTCAGCACCCGCGACTCGCCGTCGACCTCGATGCTCAGATCTTCCGGCGCACGTTCCAGGGTTCCCCCCCGCAGCACCAGATGCAGTTCTTCATCCAGCTCCAGGCGTCCCAGCGCCTCGCCGAGCCCTTGGCCCAGGCGCGCCTCGTCCCAGCCCAATTGACGCTGGGCCACCGGGTTGAGGTGCTCCAGCTGGCCTTGGCGATCAATCATCAGCAAGCCGTCGTCGATGCTGTCGAGCACCGCTTGCAAACGTTGCTGGCCGGCGAGCAGCTCATCGACATTGGTGGCCTGATGTTCGCGCAGTGCCTGGGCCATGACCCCGAAACGACGGGTCAGCAGATTCAACTCGGCGGCGGAAGAAATGGGCAGCGTGACCTCGAAATTGCCCTGGCCGATGTCATCCGCCGCCGCAGCGAGCGCCTCGATCGGCGCGCCGAATCGCCGGGCAATACCATGGGCCGTGATAAAGCCGATGATCAGCACCGCCAACCCCACCAGGCCCAGCAGTCCGGAAATCCACATCGCACGTTCACGGGCGCGGTCCTGAGTTTCACTGATGTTGGTCAGGGCCTCGCGATAACCTTCGATCAGTCCATTGCGCAGCACGTTGAATTTTTCGGTGAGGTCCTTGACGCCCGAGAGCTGGCGAGACGCGGTGAAGGCCTCGATAAATTCAACGTAGTCGGCCTTGGCCCGGCTGAAGCTGATGGCCGTGTTGTCCAGCTTTCTTTCATGGGCGATCCCCTCGTCGATCAGCGCCAGGTATTGCTGTTTGGAGGCCTCCAGAGCAGCCAGGTCGGGCTCGTCGTCGAGCATGATTATCAACTGATCGCCAAGGGTCTGGCGCAGCTTGAGGCCCAGGTCCAGCAGGATGAAGTTGTCGCGTACCGCTTGTTCCTGGGTACTGGCCATTTGCATGACACTGACCAACCCAAGCACCAATCCCAGCAATGCCACGGTGATCAGGGCCGAGATACTGAGAAACAGCCGTGTGCGCAGCTTCATCGCCAGTTTCATAAGGTGTTGCTCACAGGTTGTACTGCTTGCGTTTGCGATACAGCGTGGAGGCATCGATACCCAGCGTCTTGGCTGCCTGATCGAGGGTGTCGGCCGTGGCCAGCACCGCGCCGATGTGGGCTTTTTCCAGTTCGTCGAGGCTCAATGCGGCACCGATGCGCGGCGCATTGTTGACCGGCTGCTCGGCCATGCCCAGGTGACTGATTTCGACTTTTTCCTGTGGGCAGATGATGCTGGCGCGCTCGACCACGTTGCGCAGTTCGCGGATGTTGCCGGGCCATCGGTAGCCTAGCAGCGCTTCGCGAGCCTCGTCGCTGAAGCCTCGAGCCGGGCGCGCATATTCCTTGACGAAGCGGGCCAGGAAGCGATCGGCCAGGGTCAGGATGTCTTCGGCGCGTTCACGCAACGGCGGCAGGTGCAGGGTAATGACGTTCAGGCGATACAGCAGGTCTTCGCGAAAACGCCCGTCGCGCACCATGTCTTCAAGGTTGAGGTTGGTGGCGGCGAGAATCCGCACGTCGGCGCGACGGGTGACCGGATCCCCTACCCGCTCATATTCCTTGTCCTGGATGAAGCGCAACAACTTGGGTTGCAACGTCAGGGGAAAATCGCCGATCTCGTCGAGAAACAGCGTGCCGCCGTCGGCCTGGTTGACACGCCCCAGCGTACTTTCGCTGGCGCCGGTGAAGGCCCCCCGGCTGTGGCCGAACAATTCGCTTTCCATCAACTCGGCGGTCAGTGAAGGGCAATTGATGGTGACGCAGGATTTCTTCGCACGCTTGCTCCAGCCATGGATAGCCCGGGCCAGCTCACCTTTACCGGTACCGGACTCGCCGAGGATCAGGATGTTGGCGTCGGTGCTGGCAACCTGGCGCGCGGTCTCCAGCACGACTTTCATCGCCGGGCTGTGGGAATCAAGGCCGTCCTTGGGCTTGCGCACCTCCCCTTCAAGGGCTTCGAGCCTCGCCGACAACTGGCGCACTTCCAGTTGCTTGGCGGTGGCCAGGCGCAATTGATCCGGGCTGCAAGGCTTGACCAGATAGTCGGCCGCCCCGGCCTGGATCGCATCGACCGCGGTGTCGACGGCCGAGTGGGCGGTGACGATCACCACCCGCATCCAGGGCGCCTGGATGCGCATTTGTGCCAGCACATCCAGGCCGTTGTCTTCGCCCAGGCGCAGGTCGAGAAAGCACAGGTCGAACACCTGGCGTTGCAGCAGTGTGTCGGCCTGGGCGGCGCTGTTGGCGGTGGCAACGGCATAGCCTTCGTCTTCCAGGCAGTAACGGAACGTACGCAGGATGGCGGACTCGTCGTCTACCAGCAGAATGCGGCCTTGGTGCTCAGTGGCGGATTCCATTTTTCCTACGCTCCTTTAATGAATGATGTTGGTTAGTGTCAGAAAAATCGGGCAAGTTGCATGGTCGATTCTGAGGGGATATTACCCACCGAACTTGCCTCTGTAGACGTCTGACTCCTAAAAGACTGATTTGAGTTCCTTTTTTTGTGATTTGTCCGGGGGGACGGTTCGTATCGCTGATTCCGACGGCTGCGTCTGACAGGAAACTTCAGAACCACCTTACGCCTTTTCCCTGCCGTTCGTGCAATTCGCACGACGTTCGCGCGGGTCATCGTGCAGGATGCGTCCCCCAGCTCTCGTGGTCATTTGATAACTCTTTGATTTTAAAGAATTTTATCTCTTAAAAAATCCTGGCACGCCGGCTGCACTGCTCTGGTCAACGTGGCGTAAGAGCGCCTCAACCAGATCACCACACCCGGGTGGGGAGGAATTTCAGGATGAATCGTCAATGTGCCGCCCAGTTTCGACTCTCTTCCTTGAATATCCAGCAGGGCTTATGGGCTGCCCTGGCATTGTTGGTCACGCTCGTTGTTGGTCAGCAATGGTTGCTCTGGCACGAACGTCAACAGCCAGAAGCGCCGCAGGTGTCGATTCACCGTGCCCCACAAACCCATTTCAGCGCCGTCAGCGTCGCCGAGGCTTCCGCTTCCATGCGCATGATGGAGGTCGATCAGGCTCAGCCAGTGACCGACATGCCGCGTGAAGAACGTTGGGTGTTTTAACCCGATGTACCGGTCGTCCACTGCGCCGGAACCATCACTGCAAGACCCTCACTAAATAGAAAAGCGTAAGGAGAATCACCATGTTGAGCTGGGCAATTACCTTCCTGATCATTGCCATCATCGCCGCCGTACTGGGCTTCGGTGGTATCGCAGGCACCGCCACGGGCATCGCCAAGATTCTCTTTGTCGTGTTCCTGGTGATGTTCATTGCTTCCTTCTTCTTTGGCCGCCGTGGCCGAGGCTGACCATGAGCGTTTCCTTAAAAGGACTGGCCGCCGCCCTGTTGCTGGGCGGCAGTGCCATGGCAATGGCTGCCAATGACGGACAGATGCGTGCCAACCAGTTGCTGGAGGCGGACCCGCAATACCGCGAGACTTGGCAGCACGTCGTCAAAAAAGAAGAGCGCCTGCCCGAATGGGTGATGAACCTGTCAGGCGATTCGGAACAAATGAATGCTGTCGAGGAAGACGGCGACAAGTACCTGGTGGGACCGCTGTGTGAAACCCAGGCCACGTGTCGCAGCAAGCGTCTGATCGTCGCCTTCAGTTTCGACAAGGACGAGGCCTATGCCATGTTGGTGGAGGTCCCTGCCGGACTGCCGGCCGACAAATCGCCGACCCGTCATGCCGACTACCGTTTCCTCGGTAATCCCGATGAAGGTATGCAGAAACTGTTAATGGAACAACTCAAGAAAGATCCGAACTGGTATTGATTCTGAAAATGGGAAAAGCAGCCCTGCTTTTCTCTGCTGCACAGCCCGAGGAGGGCCGGTGCATGACCAGGGGGCCGGGACGTTCTGACGGATATGCGTCGGAGTGACCTACGGGCACAAGGGGTGCCTGCGAAAGGGCCGGGTCAGGTAAAAGCTGTGACGCAAGTTCGCAAAGCCCTCACGGCTTGGCGAACTTGCGTAGAGCTTCGTGTCGCAAGGGACCCCGCGATGCGGCATTTTGTCTCCTCCCGCCAATTTATTACCCTTTCCCTGACCGTATATCGGAGAATAACGAGACGATTTCTCTCGTGAGTCGCGTCTCGATGCGTCGCCGTTTCAACGGCTCCCAACCTCGGCTGAGAAAGCCCAGAGACGCTGAAATGGCCGGTTTACGGCACTTATGCCTGCAAAAATGTCGCCTTCGAACCGCCTGTGAGGCGGGTTTCGTTTGGAAAATCTCATGCCGATTCGGCATGGGGTAGGCGTTTACGGCATTAGACGAGCCCCCCTGGCATCGCAATAGTTGCGCCTTTTTTCGCCTGCCAGTCAGCCGCTAGCGCGCTCGGGGTGACCTTATACGGGGGCAGAGGCAATGCAGAGTTCGTCGTCATCGACGGACCGTTCACGCCACTGCCCGAGTCCAACTGAAGTAAGGGTAACGATATGAAGAAGGCACGA from Pseudomonas beijingensis includes the following:
- the algB gene encoding sigma-54-dependent response regulator transcription factor AlgB, whose amino-acid sequence is MESATEHQGRILLVDDESAILRTFRYCLEDEGYAVATANSAAQADTLLQRQVFDLCFLDLRLGEDNGLDVLAQMRIQAPWMRVVIVTAHSAVDTAVDAIQAGAADYLVKPCSPDQLRLATAKQLEVRQLSARLEALEGEVRKPKDGLDSHSPAMKVVLETARQVASTDANILILGESGTGKGELARAIHGWSKRAKKSCVTINCPSLTAELMESELFGHSRGAFTGASESTLGRVNQADGGTLFLDEIGDFPLTLQPKLLRFIQDKEYERVGDPVTRRADVRILAATNLNLEDMVRDGRFREDLLYRLNVITLHLPPLRERAEDILTLADRFLARFVKEYARPARGFSDEAREALLGYRWPGNIRELRNVVERASIICPQEKVEISHLGMAEQPVNNAPRIGAALSLDELEKAHIGAVLATADTLDQAAKTLGIDASTLYRKRKQYNL
- a CDS encoding ATP-binding protein, which translates into the protein MKLAMKLRTRLFLSISALITVALLGLVLGLVSVMQMASTQEQAVRDNFILLDLGLKLRQTLGDQLIIMLDDEPDLAALEASKQQYLALIDEGIAHERKLDNTAISFSRAKADYVEFIEAFTASRQLSGVKDLTEKFNVLRNGLIEGYREALTNISETQDRARERAMWISGLLGLVGLAVLIIGFITAHGIARRFGAPIEALAAAADDIGQGNFEVTLPISSAAELNLLTRRFGVMAQALREHQATNVDELLAGQQRLQAVLDSIDDGLLMIDRQGQLEHLNPVAQRQLGWDEARLGQGLGEALGRLELDEELHLVLRGGTLERAPEDLSIEVDGESRVLTYSLTPVSHTQGHILGAVMVLHDVTEQRAFERVRSEFVLRASHELRTPVTGMHMAFGLLQERLHFPPESREADLLNTVTEEMQRLMQLINDLLNFSRYQNGLQKLTLAPCSIDDLLEEARLRFAEQAQAQGIELLVAIQGPLPRLHADAAQLDRVLDNLIDNAMRHTGEDGQIRLQARRHGERVIISVEDNGEGIAYGQQGRIFEPFVQVGRKKGGAGLGLALCKEIVQLHGGRMGVYSRPGQGTQFYMALTV
- a CDS encoding inhibitor of vertebrate lysozyme family protein, whose translation is MSVSLKGLAAALLLGGSAMAMAANDGQMRANQLLEADPQYRETWQHVVKKEERLPEWVMNLSGDSEQMNAVEEDGDKYLVGPLCETQATCRSKRLIVAFSFDKDEAYAMLVEVPAGLPADKSPTRHADYRFLGNPDEGMQKLLMEQLKKDPNWY
- a CDS encoding DUF1328 domain-containing protein; its protein translation is MLSWAITFLIIAIIAAVLGFGGIAGTATGIAKILFVVFLVMFIASFFFGRRGRG
- a CDS encoding EAL domain-containing protein, which codes for MTAARETLQSWLHRPLFLAMMAAALSTVLLLAGSLFVVVQQIQQRESDQMNAQGERFLLRLEQLFGQLRESLDDLQNQPLRGCDDDMIATLREVSFNYRFVYEAVYIDGGGVCSNRPRQSRLSVTRPPDLRGPTYSYWLNTTTEPNEDRAALMLGRGNFRVATSRGHLADVVDLPPGSSLLVVLDHGKRAIPVLGTQQHWPPAEPWPPKSRNALQVTQTRLIYRMPTDSPEYQLVLIAQRKGFKVPNSAWWMLPISLVLGLGIGFQVFLLARHRQSMDAELHGAIRRGELQVLYQPIFDLDSRNCVGAEALLRWRRPDGTLTSPDLFIPMAENTGQIRQITDFVLQRLFDQLGQVLRANPQLYISVNLAACDVMVPRIGEVIARLLALHRVSANQIAFEVTERGLIDVLVARDNLQSLRDVGHQVLIDDFGTGYCSLAYLQTLPVDCLKIDKAFIDALGHDAASSGVAPHIIRMAHALQLKVIAEGIEHEAQASYLSSEGVRFGQGWLFAHALSAVQLIELITRGRRLRGRRLDDEA